The Salvelinus sp. IW2-2015 unplaced genomic scaffold, ASM291031v2 Un_scaffold1817, whole genome shotgun sequence genome has a window encoding:
- the LOC112072082 gene encoding cytochrome P450 26B1-like, whose amino-acid sequence MYSIRDTHDTSAVFKDVDAFDPDRFSQERCEDKEGRFHYLPFGGGVRSCLGKQLATLFLRILAVELASTSRFELATRDFPRVVTVPVVHPVDGLKVKFYGLDSNQNEISSDLLADIKTEELLGAAV is encoded by the coding sequence ATGTACAGCATCAGAGACACTCACGACACCTCCGCCGTCTTCAAGGACGTGGACGCCTTCGACCCCGACCGCTTCTCCCAGGAACGCTGCGAGGACAAGGAGGGACGCTTCCACTACCTCCCGTTCGGCGGCGGAGTCCGCTCCTGTCTCGGGAAACAGCTCGCCACTCTCTTCCTCCGTATTCTGGCCGTCGAGCTGGCCAGCACCAGCCGCTTTGAGCTGGCGACCCGGGACTTTCCCAGAGTGGTGACGGTGCCGGTGGTTCATCCGGTGGACGGGTTAAAGGTGAAGTTCTACGGTCTGGATTCTAACCAGAATGAGATTTCATCTGATCTCCTAGCCGACATCAAGACGGAAGAGCTACTGGGAGCCGCGGTGTAG